One genomic region from bacterium encodes:
- a CDS encoding N-6 DNA methylase codes for MANGKDKITLASILKDSSYNLSIFTPDEVATLEKKIVLKNDKPYVECLIREKEIQLKPEEIVRQLYASKLVKDYIYPKQQIRFEHPIQFGRQTKSADIVVFDKDRPTVEYIIVEVKKPKLLDGKEQLKSYCNATGAPIAVWTNGGQISHYNRKDPNYFEDITDIPNADQTLEDILKERFTLKDLIIKDKIPNEGKSLKDIIQEMEDEVLANAGVDVFEEVFKLIFTKLYDEHKSRKDKEIINYFLEKKGFPIMIAEKPHIKYGEAKEKSYDDLKKIVEGIDDSNFRVLEFRNTGQSEGELKKKIQKLFNEAKAKWPGVFDEASQIQLSPSHLSISVSSLQDIKLFNSNLQIIDEAFEYLVSKSSRGEKGQYFTPRHVIDMCVKMLNPKAGEYMIDSAAGSCGFPVHTIFYMTGHLFTNAEISEEEKENVLKVFGIDFDEKVVRVARTLNLIAGDGNTNVLHLNNLDYDRWNEVINNRDWLVAYGGGLKRLEALQRTPNSYKEFNFDILMANPPFAGDIKESRIIHKYDLGYNDKNKPKAKVGRDILFIERNLNFLKPGGRMAIVLPQGRFNNTSDKNIREYIAERARILAVVGLNVNTFKPHTGTKTSVLFLQKWNDNPKVGPLCPKVDDYPIFFAVSEKSGKDNSGEYVVVKNGNGQPKLDKNGHMVINHDLHNHDRELPDGVAEAFIEWAKKEKLSFWK; via the coding sequence ATGGCAAACGGTAAAGATAAAATAACGCTTGCTTCCATTCTTAAGGATTCAAGTTATAACCTCTCAATCTTTACTCCCGACGAAGTTGCTACGCTCGAAAAAAAGATTGTTCTGAAAAATGATAAACCTTATGTTGAATGCCTCATCCGTGAAAAAGAAATCCAGTTAAAGCCCGAAGAAATCGTCCGCCAACTTTACGCTTCCAAACTTGTGAAAGATTACATCTATCCAAAACAACAGATAAGATTTGAACACCCTATCCAATTTGGCAGACAAACAAAATCCGCAGATATAGTTGTTTTTGACAAAGACCGCCCGACTGTTGAATACATCATCGTTGAAGTCAAAAAACCCAAACTCTTGGACGGCAAGGAACAACTAAAATCATATTGCAACGCTACCGGCGCGCCGATTGCCGTTTGGACAAACGGCGGGCAAATTTCTCATTATAACCGCAAAGACCCGAATTATTTCGAAGACATTACCGACATTCCTAATGCCGACCAGACGCTTGAAGATATTTTAAAAGAAAGGTTTACGCTTAAGGATTTAATCATTAAAGATAAAATTCCCAACGAAGGGAAATCACTTAAAGATATTATTCAGGAAATGGAAGACGAAGTCTTGGCAAATGCCGGTGTTGATGTATTCGAAGAGGTCTTTAAACTCATCTTTACCAAATTATACGACGAACATAAAAGCCGTAAAGATAAAGAAATTATTAATTACTTTCTGGAAAAGAAAGGGTTCCCGATAATGATTGCCGAGAAACCTCATATTAAATACGGGGAAGCGAAAGAAAAATCTTATGACGACCTAAAGAAAATTGTGGAAGGAATTGATGACAGTAATTTCAGAGTATTGGAATTTAGAAACACAGGACAGTCGGAAGGAGAGCTTAAAAAGAAAATCCAAAAACTTTTCAACGAAGCCAAAGCTAAATGGCCCGGAGTTTTTGACGAAGCAAGCCAAATCCAACTTTCCCCTTCCCATCTTTCTATTAGTGTTTCCAGTTTGCAGGACATAAAACTTTTTAATTCAAATCTGCAAATCATAGACGAGGCGTTTGAATATCTGGTCAGCAAATCGTCAAGAGGCGAAAAAGGACAATACTTCACGCCGCGTCATGTGATTGACATGTGCGTAAAAATGCTTAATCCAAAAGCAGGCGAATACATGATTGATAGCGCAGCGGGTTCATGCGGTTTTCCTGTGCATACGATTTTTTATATGACAGGACACTTATTTACGAACGCTGAAATATCCGAAGAAGAAAAAGAAAATGTGTTAAAAGTATTTGGCATCGATTTTGACGAAAAAGTCGTGCGCGTAGCACGCACTCTAAACTTAATTGCAGGCGACGGAAACACCAATGTTTTACATCTTAATAACCTTGATTATGACCGTTGGAATGAAGTTATCAATAATCGCGACTGGCTTGTCGCTTATGGCGGGGGCTTAAAGCGACTTGAAGCCCTACAAAGAACTCCCAACTCTTACAAAGAATTTAATTTTGATATTCTCATGGCTAATCCTCCGTTTGCCGGCGATATAAAAGAATCCCGTATCATTCATAAATACGACCTTGGCTATAACGACAAAAACAAGCCGAAAGCAAAAGTCGGTCGTGATATTTTGTTTATTGAAAGAAACCTGAACTTTTTGAAACCTGGCGGAAGAATGGCGATTGTTTTACCACAAGGCAGATTTAATAATACTTCGGATAAAAACATCCGTGAATATATCGCAGAAAGAGCTAGAATTTTGGCAGTGGTAGGGCTGAATGTAAATACATTCAAACCTCATACCGGAACAAAAACTAGCGTTCTTTTTCTACAGAAATGGAACGATAACCCCAAAGTGGGTCCGCTTTGTCCCAAAGTTGACGATTATCCGATTTTCTTTGCGGTGTCCGAAAAATCAGGCAAGGACAATTCAGGCGAATATGTGGTCGTCAAAAACGGCAATGGGCAACCGAAGCTTGATAAAAATGGACATATGGTTATAAACCATGACTTGCATAATCACGACAGAGAATTGCCCGACGGCGTAGCAGAGGCGTTTATTGAATGGGCAAAGAAAGAAAAATTAAGTTTTTGGAAATAA
- a CDS encoding nucleotidyltransferase domain-containing protein translates to MLLEKILKLFYKDINGEFSILQIAKNIEISYSYVHKQIELFAKQGIISINVSGRRKYCKPNYENPTVVSSFVKISTEEAQKFLAGREKIDSIAKELLAGLPEKTNYNLLSIILYGSFAKSTQIKSSDIDLFVLVPSKEKYDEIIENECVSLSRRYGVEVSPLISEPRSFLNMLRERENNVAKELLKNKVILYGAEKFWELVFEVIKAI, encoded by the coding sequence ATGCTGTTAGAAAAAATTTTAAAATTATTCTACAAAGATATTAACGGCGAATTTTCCATCCTCCAAATTGCCAAAAACATAGAAATTTCTTACAGTTATGTTCATAAACAAATAGAATTATTTGCTAAACAGGGAATAATTTCCATAAATGTCAGTGGCAGGCGCAAGTATTGTAAACCGAATTACGAAAACCCCACAGTAGTTTCAAGCTTCGTTAAAATATCCACAGAAGAAGCGCAAAAATTTCTTGCTGGCAGAGAGAAAATAGATTCCATTGCCAAAGAACTGCTTGCGGGACTTCCGGAAAAAACTAATTACAATTTATTATCCATTATCCTTTATGGTTCTTTTGCTAAATCTACTCAAATTAAAAGTAGCGACATTGACCTTTTTGTATTGGTTCCATCAAAAGAAAAATATGACGAAATAATAGAGAATGAATGCGTGTCTCTCTCTCGGCGGTATGGAGTTGAAGTATCCCCCCTCATTTCAGAGCCTCGAAGTTTTCTAAATATGTTGAGAGAACGAGAAAATAATGTCGCAAAAGAACTTCTCAAAAATAAGGTTATTTTGTATGGAGCAGAAAAATTTTGGGAATTGGTTTTTGAGGTGATAAAAGCAATATGA